CTGATTCATTGGCCATAGCCCTCAAACGTTTTCAACACCGTATGGGCCTGAAAGAAAGCGGCAAACTCGATGCGGCTACCGCTGCCGAACTTAACCGCCCGGTGAGCGTTCGCATCCGACAAATCATGCTGAATATGGAGCGCCTGCGCTGGGTACCGGCCGAGATGGAGCCTGATATGCTGCTGGTCAATATTCCGGAGTTTAAGCTGCACATATTTGAAGAAAGCCAACAATCGTGGATGTGCAACGTAGTGGTGGGAAAAGAAGCTACCAAGACCAGTATTTTCAAGGGCAATCTGTCGTATGTTGTCCTGAATCCGTATTGGGTGGTGACCAATAATATCATCAACAACGAAATTCTGCCCCGACTGAAGCAAAACCCGGGCTACCTCGCCCGCAATCAAATGGAAGTAGTCTCGGGTAGCAAAATCATTGACCCCTATGTCGTCAAGTGGAAATCATATACAAAAAACATTCCGTTTACGATTCGTCAGAAACCCGGCAAATCCAATTCATTGGGAAAAGTGAAGTTTCTGTTTCCCAACAACTACAGCATTTACCTGCATGATACACCTTCCAAAGGCCTGTTTGGAGAATCCACCCGCGCCTTCAGTCACGGGTGCATCCGCGTAGCGGAGCCCGAGCGGCTGGCCCTGCATGTATTGAAAAATGACCCTTCGTGGAACGAAGAAAAACTGGAAGGCGTTTGGAAAACCGAGAAGGAAAAGTGGATCACCGTCAAGCCGTCACTGCCCGTGTATATTGTCTATTTTACGGCGTGGGTAGATCAGGCGGGGCAGTTAAATTTCCGCAATGATCTGTACGGGTTGGATAAAACGTTAGCGAAAGAAATTTTTGGAGAATAACAAAGTAAGAATGTCTGATATATCCTGTGGCGTAGATTTTGGAACGTCTAATTCTACCATTGCTTATTACCGAGGCGACCGCCTTACGCTGGTACCCGTTGAAAATCATCATACCACCATTCCAAGTGCTCTCTTTTTTGAACGTATCAGCAACGCGCCTCATTACGGGCGTGAAGCCGTTGATTTGTTTTTGGAACGTGAAAAAGGGCGTTTTATGCGCAGCTTAAAGCGGGTACTGGGCACCTCGGTGATGAAACAGGGCACGATGGTGAATGGTGCTCCCATGAATTTCAATAAAATCATCGGACAGTTCATCAAACATCTGAAAGATAAGGCCGAAACCCACGCGCAGCAGGAAATCGAAAGCGTCATCATGGGCCGTCCCGTTCATTTTATTGATAATGACCCCGTCGGCAACCAAAATGCACAGGAAGAATTACGAGTCATTGCCCAAAATGTGGGGTTCAAAAACATTGATTTTCAATTTGAACCCATCGCAGCGGCCTTTGCCCATGAGGTGAGCGTGATGGGAGAAAAACTGGCGTTGGTGGTCGATATCGGCGGCGGAACCTCGGATTTTACGGTCATTCGGCTGTCTAAAAAATACCTGAATAAAGTTGACCGCTCAAGCGATATTTTGGCCAACACGGGCGTCCGGATCGGCGGAAATGATTTCGACAAAGACCTGAGCCTAAACGCCTTCATGCCCGAGCTGGGCTATCGCAGCACTTACGGCGACAAGAACCTGCCGGTACCGTTGAAGTTTTACTATGACTTGTCGGAATGGAGTAAGATAAACTCCCTGTATACCCCTAAAAACCTCATGCTGCTGCGTCAGTATTTGGGGCAGTCGCACGATAAAACGCGTTTTTCTAGGCTGATCAATGTATTCACGCAGGAAAGCGGACACATCCTTTTGGGCGTCGTGGAAGACACCAAAATAGCCCTTACCTCCGACGACGTACACCACGCTCCGCTGGATTTCATTGAAGGCGGCTTTACCATTGAAACCACAAAGGCGGTATTTGAGACCTCCATTGCGCAGGAGATAAGCAACGTAGCCACCTCAGCCACGCAATGTGTCCGGGACGCCGGAGTAAGCCCCTCCGCCATTGATCTGATCATCCTGACGGGAGGCTCCACGGAGATTCCTGCGGTACAGAAAAAGTTCAAAGAGTTATTCCCGAATGCCCTCATATCGGACGAAAACAAACTGGACAGCGTAGGCGTTGGGCTCGCCTACGACAGCAAACGAAAATTTTTGGGAGACGTTACTTTAACTCATTGATCAATCGCAGCAATTCAATTTCGGCGGCCTTTGCGGCAAAACTTAGATTGGTCATGATAAGCCCCGCATTTTCAAAACTTTCCTGCGCTTGGCGTACTTCTACGATGGTGGCCTGACGAAGCTGAAAACGCTGAAGAGCCAGATTCAATAATTGTCGGGCCAGGTCCACGATTTTCTTCTGGTCATCCAACTGTTGCAGATTCATTGTATACGCCTGATAGGTTCTGACGGCGGCATTGCTGAAATTTCGCAGTAAGATGCTCTTTTGCAACGCTGCATTTTTAGCATTGATACCTGCTATCTGCTCCTGCCGCTTAAAAACCCCGCCGTTATAGATGGGAATACCCAACGATAACCCGATAAAAGGACCGCTGGTCTGATTGAGCAACGTAAGCCCTGCCGCCTGTTGGTTTCGGTTATAGTTAAAGCCCGTATTGGCCCGAAGAGTAGGATATCGCAGCGCGGTTGTCTCTTTGACCAACTGTTCTGCGATCCGTATCTGGTACTCGGCCGCCATCAGCTCGGCATTTCGGTTCAGATTTTTCATAATATCGTCCAACACAATGCCACGATCTACAACGATGGTATCCCGGATGCTGATCATCGTATCAGGCCGTACGTTCAGCAGCAGCAGCAGGTCGGTTTTGGCCTGCTCAATAATGAGTTGCTGAGATTGCTTGGTTTGATAGAGGGTGTTCAGGTCAATCTGTGACTGAAAAAGATCAGCATTATTGGCCAAACCCACGCTTTGCTGCGCTTTGACGATGTCCAGTCGTTTTTGGGCTACGTCAATGGATTGATCAATGGTTCGGGTATAGGCCTGTTGACGAATCACATCGTAGTATCTCGTCATCACGGCCGCAATGGTATTTTGCACCTGTGCATTCACAAATTGCAGGCTCTGCAACTCCGCTTGTTCCAATCGTTTTTTTACGGCTTTTACCCGATAGCCATTGTACAGCAACATGGTTGCGGTCACGTTGGAGTTCAGCTGATTGGCTGCGGCGCCGTTGCGTTTGATCTCTACTCCCGTGTTCAGTTTTTGATTTACGTTCGTACTCGACTCGTTATCGGTAATGGTCGCCGAGACTGCCGGCAAGCCGCCCGCCACGCTGATATGGTTATTGATGTCGGCGATTTGTACGTTATTTTTCAACACTTCAATATCAAGATTATTCTTCAGCGCCATACTGACCGCATCAGGCAAGGTAAGTGTCTGAGAAAAAAGCCTTTGAGTTACAAATAAAGTGAGTAGTATTAAAGTGTATTTCTTCATTTTGAAGAGCGTAATTTTACAAAAAAAGGATGTTATGTTTTTTTATAAATGGGATTCGTTTTTGGAAACGTCGGCAAGGTTTTGAACCCTGCCGACGTTAGTTGCAACCCAAACTTGCCCATGTCAGTAAAGCCGAGACTCTTTATTAATGTTAATGCACGGGCACTTCTTCGGCTTTAGAAGTTTCTTCGGCCGGTACATTTTTATGCTCACCTGATATGAATGTATACACAGCAGGCACTACAAACAGGGTAAGGACCAAGGAAAACAAAATTCCGCAAACGACCACGATACCTAAAGGAATACGACTTGAACCGGCAGCGCCCAAACTCAGCGCAATCGGCAGTGCCCCTAATGAAGTAGCCAGACTGGTCATTAAAATAGGACGAAGGCGTTGGGTGGCGGCATCAACCACTGCCTCCATTTTTTTGAGGCCCTGCTCTCGCCGTTTGTTGGCAAACTCCACGATCAAAATTCCATTTTTAGTCACCAGGCCAATGAGCATGATCATCCCTATCTGCGAAAAGATATTGAGGGTTTGGTCAAAAACCCACAAACTCAACAATGCCCCTGCCAGTGCCAACGGCACCGTGATCATGATGGTGAAAGGGTCGATAAAACTTTCAAACTGAGCCGCCAACACCAAATAAATCAACACCAACGCCAGCGCAAAGGCAAAAAGGATATTGGAGGAACTTTCCGAGAAATCCCTGGAAGGGCCCGAAAGAGCTGTTTGATAGCTTTCATCCAATAATTTTGCCGCAATTTTATCCATAGCTGCCAGGCCGTCGCCGATGGTATACCCCTCCGACAGGGACGCGGAAATGGTTGCTGCTTTGTAGCGGTTATAGTGATAAATCGTAGTGGGGTTGGTACTTTCTTCCCATTTAATGACGGAGCTCAAAGGGATATTTTCGCCCCGAATATTGCGCACGTACAGCCGCCCGATGTCTTCGGGTTTGTTGCGGTCGTTTCTTTCTACCTGCGCAATGACCGAGTATTGATAGCCGTTCTGAATAAAATAGGCCAAACGCCCACCGCTGAAAGCCGCCTGAATGGTCGCAATCACGTCTTGAGTAGTGAGGCCCAAATCCTTGATTTTCATTCGATCTACGGTCAGTTTTAACTCGGGACGGTTAAACTTCAGGTTGACGTCCACGTTGGCAAAGGTTTTATCAGAACGGGCGGCATCCAAAAATTGGGGAATAATGGCCCGAAGTTTATCTAAATCCTGATTTTGGAGAATAAATTGAACCGGAAGCCCACCGCGTGAGCCAAAACCCACCGAAATCGTTTGTTCCTGCACGGCAAATATCCGTGCCTGATTAAAACGGTTTAGCTTTTTCTGCAAATCATTCGTAATGTCACTCTGGCTGCGCTTACGTTCGGTAGGAGGCACTAACGCCAAACGCGGAGCGGCACTGTTGGTACTGCCGCCACCGCCCGGCCCGCCGCCCGGGGTACGCACAAAGATAAAATCCCGCTCAGGAATAGAGTCGTATAAAAACTTACCCAGATCGTCAGCAATTGTTGCCATAGAACTATAGCTCGTGCCTTCAGGGGCTGTTACGTTGAAACGGATGCTGCTGCGGTCTTCCAAGGGTGCGAGTTCGCTTTTCAGATTACCCATACAAAACCAGATGATTCCTCCGCAGGCCGCTACGACAAGCCAGGCAACCCAACGTACTTTAAGAAAGGCCTTGAGCATCGACTCGTATACATTTTCCATGCCTCTGAAAAACGGTTCGGTTTTTTGATAGAACCGGCCGTGCCCTGCTTTTTTTCGGGTCAGATACACATTGAGTACGGGGGTGATGGTAAGCGACACAAAGGCCGACACTAACACCGCCGAAGCAAGGGTTACGCCAAATTCTCTAAATAAACTCCCGATAAATCCTTCCAGGAATATCACGGGCAAAAACACGATCGCCAACGTGATGGAGGTTGAGATAACCGCGAAAAAGATCTCTTTACTGCCTTCTATCGCTGCTTTACGAATGGGAAATCCCTGTTCGAGCTTCTTAAAGATATTTTCCGTGACCACAATCCCGTCATCCACTACCAGACCCGTGGCCAATACAATGGCCAGCATGGTGAGGATATTGACCGAAAAGCCCGCCAAATACATAATGAAGAACGTGGCAACCAAAGAAATGGGAATATCGATGAGCGGTCGAATGGCAATGAGCCAATCGCGGAAAAAGAAGAAAATAACCAATACCACCAAAATAAAAGAAATAATGAGAGTTTCTTCCACTTCGGCCAATGAATTACGAATGTTCTTGGTGTTATCGCTTAATACCTTAAGTTGAATATCGCTTTTGCTGCTTTTCTGAATTTGCTCAAGACGTTTATAGATCTCATCGGCAATCTTGATGTTGTTAGCGCCCGGCTGGGGAATGATCGCCAAGCCCACCGCGTGCAGACCGTTGTATTTCCAGCTTTGTTCGAGTTGTTCGGGACCTAATTCCACTTTGGCAACATCACTCAAACGCACAATCCCCGTGGCATCTTCGCGGATAATCAAATCCTGAAATTGTTTTTCGGTGGTCATACGGCCCAATACCCGGATTGTCAGATCGGTATTGTTTCCATATATTTTTCCCGGGGGCAGCTCAATATTCTCGCTGTTGAGCGCACTGCGGATATCCGAGAACGCTACATTATAAGCGCTCATTTTATCAGGCTTTAGCCATATCCGCATAGCGTAGCTTTTCTGCCCGAAAATATTGATAGCGCTTACTTCATCGACGGTTTGAATCTGTTGTTGCAGTACATTTTCAGCATAGTCGCTTAGCTCCAAAAGGCTTTTACTGGCACTCTGAATAGCCACTATCATAATAAAGTCTCCATTGGCATCAGCCTTTGATACCACCGGCGGTGCATTAATATCCTGAGGAAGGCTGCGAACGGCTTGACTTACTTTATCGCGTACATCGCTGGCGGCGGCTTCCAAATCTACCCCTAGATTGAACTCTACGCTGATCTGGCTGTTGCCCTGCGAACTGGACGAGGTAATGGTACGAATCCCCTGAATACCGTTGATTTGTTTCTCCAACGGTTCAGTGATCTGGCTTTCGATGATGTCGGAATTGGCTCCTGTATACGACGTACTCACCGAAATCTGAGGAGGGTCAATGGCCGGATAGTCACGAACGGCCAAAAAGGTAAGACCTACTACCCCAAAAATGACAACTGCCAGGTTCATCACCGTGGCAAGCACGGGGCGATTAATGGATAATTCTGAGATATTCATCGTTTTGCTGCTTTTCGTACTTTAAGAGTGGAACCGGGTTTGGCAAATAACACTCCGGTCACTACTACCGAGTCGCCTTCACTGATTCCCTGCGTGATTTCAACATTATTGGCAGTCCGTGTTCCTGTTTGGACATTCACAAAGGTTGCCTTGCCTTCTTTTACTATAATCACTTGATTGTTTTTATCGTCGGGAATAATGGCATTGGTCGGAATCAAAATGGCTTTTTTGTTATTGCCGCTACTGATAATCACTTTGGCAAAAGCCCCCGGATTGACCCGTGCGTCATCCAGCACTGCCCGCACCATCAGATTGCGGGTCAGGCGGTTGGCCTGAGGCTCCAGCGCTATGACCGTGGCTTTTCTCATCGTAGTATCCCTGCCTTCCAGTTTTACCTTTACTACGCTTCCGATCCGTATCAGGTCGCTGTTTTCTTCGGGAAGGGTAAAGTCGATTTTCATTTTACCTAACTGCTGCATAGTGGCAAGGATACTGGCAGGAGTCACATACGCTCCCGGACTCACCTGCCGCAATCCAACGGTACCGGTAAAAGGGGCACGAACGACGGTTTTATCAATTAATGTCTGTGTATAAGCCACATCCGCTTTCAGCGTATTGACCGTATTCAAAGCGGCATCGTAATCGCTTTGATTGATCCCGTTGACATCCAAAAGCTGTTTTAGCCGCTCTTCGGTTTTAGTGGCGGTTTCCAGCTGAACTTTCGTTCGCTGTACCTGTGCTTCCAGATCCGCGCTGTTGATACGGGCCAATACCGTCCCCTGAGCCACCGATTTGCCTTCCGGAACATTTAAGTAGGTAAGCCGCCCGCTGACTTCGGGCCGCAGTTCCGTGAACTCCCCGGGAATAATGGTTCCATTGGCTTCAATGACATTGGTAATGGGTTGAGGTGCAGCTACCATTACATCTACAATGGTCGGCCTGTCCTTTTTTTCATCACCGCCTTTCGGTTTGTCTTTCTTTTCTTTACAGGCTGCGAATGTCAAACAAAACAGGATTGTGTACAAGGGGATTTTATAGGCAGAGGGAATTCTTTTAGGGCAATTCATTAAAATACCGGTTAATTAGTCAAAAAAAATACAATGCACTGATTAAAGTTTGGTTATTATATTATATAACTACAAATGTAAGTATTCGGCAATGAAGCCGGCTGCTATTCCTACCCAAAAGGCTTAAAAACGAGAGCAACTGCGGATAAAACGCTACGACCGCCCAAATGCTCCTCCGGCGGCAGCCTTTTCTATGCCTTACTGCTATGTCCCTGAAATGACAAAGTCATTGATGAATAAGCGCTAAACGAAACTTATTCATCAATGACTTTATATATGTACAATGTCTGCCGGGATAGTCAGAGAGAGCAATTTTTCACAAAATTCAGAATACATCAATCTCCATCAGCCGTTTCAGGTTTTCCTGATAGGCAATGGCGATTGTGATGCTATTGTGCGCCTCAGGCACAGCGAAGGAGATTCAAACCAACGCTGAAAAAAGGCCGTGGGTTTGTGTTTTTGGGGGATTAGGGGGAAATAAAACGCCGGGGAGCATTCCATTGCGGGCTTGGAGCCTCGCCGACGTGATGCAAACAGAATTATTATTTTTTCAGCAGTTGTTCCAAAGGTAAATTGCGGATGCGCCAAAATTCAAATTTTTTACCTTTAACATCTATCGGGGAGTACTGAATGTATTCTTCTTTGAATTTTCCTTCCTGAAATATTTGTTTTACTTCATCAAATGTCATTCCGTAGGTTTTAGCATAGTTTGAAAACCCCAGCCATTGGTTACGGTTCTCAACAAACTGCTCCAATTGAAAGTTTGGTTGGCCCGAAGCTCTAAGTTGCCGGCAATGCTCCACAATTGCCTGCCAAGTAGCTTCTGATTCTTTAAGTATATCCTGTAATGATTCTTTATCCATGCTGATTTAGAAAAAGGTTTATTCATAAATAAAACAAAAATCAGCTTAAAATCATTCGTGGTATGAGTATATGTTTGAAACTACTTTGCATTAAATGGCAGTCAAAAGTTTACCCGTGGCCGACCGTCTCCGCCTTCAGCGACCCCTATGGGCAAACTCCCCCCTGAGGGGGGCGGCTTTAGCCATGGAGTTATGATTATCAACAAAGGAAGCCTGTATTTTGCTTTTGTATTTTTGGTTTGGGTTTCCTCCGGTCAAATAAATTTTTCAGTGTCATTGACCCATACTGAGAAAACTGTTGCTTTTGTTCCCAAAAACTCTTCCAATTCTACAATTTCAAACTTTATTACAAATTATACCCTATTTCATCAGTAAAAATAAACCCGACTCAAACGCCTGAGTCGGGTTAGAAATATGAAAATTTAAGATTTCTATTTCAACTTCATCGCCAGCGTCACGCTGTTGCCTACCATGCCGGTACTGCGGAGATAGTGTCCATAGCGGAGTTCAACGGCGTTCCACTGCTTGACCCCAAACAGGCCGCCCGGCGGCGCCAAGCGTACACCTGCTCCCACAAAATGGCTCGTAAAGCCCGAGATATCATAATCGCTGGTGTAATAGGTCGCTGTAGGGCTGTGCTTGCCGTAGGGTTTGAAATAACGCACGGCGGTTTGGTTACTGAACCGATAAAAAGGACTGACGGAGAAAAAGGGGGTGACTTTGTAAGTGGCTTCGAGATTAACGGTATGGGCCGTCATACCCCAATCATCGGCGTAGAAGCGGTAAAATCCGCGCAGAATTACTTTGTCACCCATAAAGTAACTGATTCTTGCCCCGATGGGCAACTTCAAACGTGAGCCAGGCAGCTTCTCCACCGTATGCGAACCATTGGTAAAATACGCCCGGTGATACGGCGTACTTAATAACCCCTGCTGAAATGCCGGCTCAACGGTAAACAGCACCTGAAGACGCCGGTTGATGACCTGCGACAGCGTCAACGACAGATTATACGAATTTCGGGGCTTGTACGCGACCGGGTCACGGTCGCCCTCTGCCGCCGAGCCGTAGCCGGCCGGTCGCAGCTCGGAAGGTAAAATGGCCGTCCAGGTATCAAAAAAGGCACCTGCTTTCAGGCTGACCTCTCGGTTATTATCTTTGGAAAGCTTCGAAAAGCTGACATTAAATCCATGCGATTGATAATCGTACTCCGTTGAATACGAATAGCTAAGCCCGCGGGTAGTACGCGAAGCATCGTCCTTCATACTCCACGACAGCGACGGGTACACGTGTGTGTCACTGCGCGAAGCTGACGAAACCGTCAGGGGGTCAATGTTATCGGAAGAGGCGGAGGTATAATGGTCAATATTGAAATCGGCATTGATGAAATGTTGACGGCTTTTACGGTCAATGAAGGATAACTTCAAATCAATCGAGTTGGCAAAGTCACCCAACTTTTCCGTGCCTATGCCTCCCGTGACGGCAGAGTTATTGCCATCCTGCCCGTAATAACTCGAAACCAAATTTACTTCTTCAATCTTAAGCTTACGTTTTTCGTAAGCTTCTTTGTCGACGGCAGTTTGCGCGTAAACACCTTTCAATATCCCGGCCAATAACCCGACGGTCAATACGATTTTTTTCATTCAGGGAGTGTGTTTTACAAAATAAGAGGCGACGAGGTTTGGGCAACCCCATTCTAAACCTCGCCGACGTTAGGTGTTAATTACAGCCGCAGCCGCCACCGCTTTTGCCGCCATTGGCTCCGGAAGCTCCTTCGCGATAGAGGTAAAAACTCTGCTCAAACTTCTCGGACTTGCGGGCCGAAAGCTCCATTTCGGAGTCGTTGATACGGCTTTTTTGGTATTCCTTTACGGTCACACAGGAGGCTAAACTTGCCAACAGAGCGAGAGCAATGCCCCCTTTTCGGATGTTCTTATTCATGTTTTCGGATGGTATATACGATTGGTCTTAAACGCTTTTCAGCGTGATACGGCAATGTTTTTGGAAGTAAATACGCGGTCGTGATCATCAATGATGACGCAGGCCATTCCCTGCATCTGATTGATCAGATCCAGCCCTACCCGTACCCCCATGACCGTGACGGGGGTAGCCATCGCATCGGCGATCTCAGCATTGGGTGAGAGAATGGTCACGCTCTTGATACCCGCTACGGGCAGACCCGTTTTGGGGTCGATGGTATGCGAGTACTTCTTTCCCTGAATGAGGGCATATTTCTCATAATTTCCGGACGTAGCCACGGCTACGTTGCTGATATTCAAAAAAGAGAACGGTTGACTTTGGGCATTCGGATCTGCAATTCCAATCGTCCAGGGCTGCCCGTTGGGCTGGTTTCCCCAAGCCGTCAGATCACCGGAGGCATTGACAATACCGCTTTGTACGCCTTTTTGCTGCAATAATCGTTTGGCCATCTCGGCGGCATAGCCTTTGCCGATACCGCCGAATCCAATCCGCATTCCTTTCTCTTTCAGAAAAACGCTTCCGTCGGCTTCATTCAGGATGACGTTTCGATAATTGATGAGCCGCACCATTCGCCGGGCCGTTTCGGGATCGGGCAGGGAGGTCATGTGGGTATCAAAATTCCAGAGGCTTTTATCAATGGAACCGTACGTAATATCAAACGCCCCTTGGGTAAGTTCAGAAATACGAAGCGAACGCCGTATCAACTCAAACACCTCACGATCTACCCTGACCGGCGCTATCCCTGCCTGCGTGTTGATTTGATTGGTTTGGCTATTATCGCTGAAAGTGGTCAGCAATGCCTCTATGCGTTGAATTTCCGATACGGCATCGTCAATCCGGGCTTCTGCCCACGCTTTATCCTCAGCTACCACACTGATCTCAAAGCGGTTACCCATTAAACGAAGCACTCTTCTATGCAACTGCTCCATTACTGTGCATTCACTTTGCGGCATCGGCAAGCAGGGCAATATCATGCACAAACGCCACAGTACTGAGTGTTTTGGGATAGCCCTCCCACTCTTTCAGTATTTTCCCATTAGCATCCAGCAGGAGGGTAAAGGGGAATTTTCCCTGCGGATTGTATTTTTCGGCCAATGCTTCGTTGCGGGCGGTCTGTGCGGCATCCAATTGATTTTTCTTTTGCCGGGGAAAATCGGCCCGTACCAATACTAAATGAGCGCCGGCATATTGTTCAAAATCGGCAGACTCAAAAATATCTTTTTTGAGTTTTATACAGGGCCCGCACCAATCTGACCCGCTGAAATTCAGCAGAATGTATTTATTATTTTGGGCAGCTTCAGCCTTGGCTTTCTCAACATCGCCCCCCCACTGCGGAGTCGCCGCCAAGAGGCCCGTCATTAAAATTAAAAGAATCGTTTTCATCGCAGTTATTAGGTTATTTATAAATATTAGCTGTAAACCACCAATGTTGTACCGCTGACCGCCACCTTATATACGGTTAAGCCCTTGCTGCCAAAGCTGTTGAGGCCTTTGCCGGTCAAGTCAAATCGGGCACCGTGATCGGTGCAGTAAAATTCGGTTTTGTTAAAAATAATTTTCTTTTTGGGTTCATGACTGCACGTTTGCGTCACGGCTGCGTAGTTACCGGCACTTGTTTGCGCTACTACAATTCCGCTGTTAGCAATGTAGCCGCCAACCGTTTTAAGGCTTGCATTGGCTACAGCGCTAAGATCAAGGGTCAGCAATGGATTTTTGATGCTGCTCACATCTGTGGTTGTGCCCGGTGCAGTGGTCACGGGAGTGGCAGTCACGGGGGTGGCAGCAGTTGCCGCAGGTGTTTCTGTCAATGCGTTAATGTACGTGTCTTCTTCTCTGATGCACGAACTCATCACCGCCATCAGGGCCGCTCCCCGAAAACCCATTGATTTCAAAAATTGGTACCTATTCATATCAGACCGATAAAATGTTTACTCGCTATTACGTCAAATCATTGGGCGCTGTTGCAGTTAAAACGTTATGTCTTTCTATTTAGAGAATTTCAAAATAACGATTTGCCTTATTTTGATACAAAAAGCAAACGGCAGACCAATCGCCCACCGTTTGACTTTCTCACTTTTATCTATCTACTTATTTTCTATAAATCGCTCATCACAGCGCATTTGTTTGATTGGGCGTTCAAAATTAGCGCAATCTGAACAAGTTCAGGGATGACAGGTTACATTTTAACCAAAATTTCATCGCTGCGAAATCCAACCCGCAGCAATGAAATTTCAGATGCGGGCTTACTTTCAGTTGTTATCACCGCCTTCTTTCACGTCATCGTTTTTTACACCTTTGGCTTTCTTAGGAGCCACAAAAGTCATTTTTCCGATCTTATAGCTAAACGTCACTTTGATGTTTTGGTTATAGATATTATTGACCATGGTTTGGTTCAACACGGGTGTCGAGGAGGTTGATTTCATTTTCATTCCGCCCAGGAAGTTGTCCGT
Above is a window of Runella slithyformis DSM 19594 DNA encoding:
- a CDS encoding efflux RND transporter permease subunit; the encoded protein is MNISELSINRPVLATVMNLAVVIFGVVGLTFLAVRDYPAIDPPQISVSTSYTGANSDIIESQITEPLEKQINGIQGIRTITSSSSQGNSQISVEFNLGVDLEAAASDVRDKVSQAVRSLPQDINAPPVVSKADANGDFIMIVAIQSASKSLLELSDYAENVLQQQIQTVDEVSAINIFGQKSYAMRIWLKPDKMSAYNVAFSDIRSALNSENIELPPGKIYGNNTDLTIRVLGRMTTEKQFQDLIIREDATGIVRLSDVAKVELGPEQLEQSWKYNGLHAVGLAIIPQPGANNIKIADEIYKRLEQIQKSSKSDIQLKVLSDNTKNIRNSLAEVEETLIISFILVVLVIFFFFRDWLIAIRPLIDIPISLVATFFIMYLAGFSVNILTMLAIVLATGLVVDDGIVVTENIFKKLEQGFPIRKAAIEGSKEIFFAVISTSITLAIVFLPVIFLEGFIGSLFREFGVTLASAVLVSAFVSLTITPVLNVYLTRKKAGHGRFYQKTEPFFRGMENVYESMLKAFLKVRWVAWLVVAACGGIIWFCMGNLKSELAPLEDRSSIRFNVTAPEGTSYSSMATIADDLGKFLYDSIPERDFIFVRTPGGGPGGGGSTNSAAPRLALVPPTERKRSQSDITNDLQKKLNRFNQARIFAVQEQTISVGFGSRGGLPVQFILQNQDLDKLRAIIPQFLDAARSDKTFANVDVNLKFNRPELKLTVDRMKIKDLGLTTQDVIATIQAAFSGGRLAYFIQNGYQYSVIAQVERNDRNKPEDIGRLYVRNIRGENIPLSSVIKWEESTNPTTIYHYNRYKAATISASLSEGYTIGDGLAAMDKIAAKLLDESYQTALSGPSRDFSESSSNILFAFALALVLIYLVLAAQFESFIDPFTIMITVPLALAGALLSLWVFDQTLNIFSQIGMIMLIGLVTKNGILIVEFANKRREQGLKKMEAVVDAATQRLRPILMTSLATSLGALPIALSLGAAGSSRIPLGIVVVCGILFSLVLTLFVVPAVYTFISGEHKNVPAEETSKAEEVPVH
- a CDS encoding TolC family protein, whose protein sequence is MKKYTLILLTLFVTQRLFSQTLTLPDAVSMALKNNLDIEVLKNNVQIADINNHISVAGGLPAVSATITDNESSTNVNQKLNTGVEIKRNGAAANQLNSNVTATMLLYNGYRVKAVKKRLEQAELQSLQFVNAQVQNTIAAVMTRYYDVIRQQAYTRTIDQSIDVAQKRLDIVKAQQSVGLANNADLFQSQIDLNTLYQTKQSQQLIIEQAKTDLLLLLNVRPDTMISIRDTIVVDRGIVLDDIMKNLNRNAELMAAEYQIRIAEQLVKETTALRYPTLRANTGFNYNRNQQAAGLTLLNQTSGPFIGLSLGIPIYNGGVFKRQEQIAGINAKNAALQKSILLRNFSNAAVRTYQAYTMNLQQLDDQKKIVDLARQLLNLALQRFQLRQATIVEVRQAQESFENAGLIMTNLSFAAKAAEIELLRLINELK
- a CDS encoding Hsp70 family protein; the protein is MSDISCGVDFGTSNSTIAYYRGDRLTLVPVENHHTTIPSALFFERISNAPHYGREAVDLFLEREKGRFMRSLKRVLGTSVMKQGTMVNGAPMNFNKIIGQFIKHLKDKAETHAQQEIESVIMGRPVHFIDNDPVGNQNAQEELRVIAQNVGFKNIDFQFEPIAAAFAHEVSVMGEKLALVVDIGGGTSDFTVIRLSKKYLNKVDRSSDILANTGVRIGGNDFDKDLSLNAFMPELGYRSTYGDKNLPVPLKFYYDLSEWSKINSLYTPKNLMLLRQYLGQSHDKTRFSRLINVFTQESGHILLGVVEDTKIALTSDDVHHAPLDFIEGGFTIETTKAVFETSIAQEISNVATSATQCVRDAGVSPSAIDLIILTGGSTEIPAVQKKFKELFPNALISDENKLDSVGVGLAYDSKRKFLGDVTLTH
- a CDS encoding efflux RND transporter periplasmic adaptor subunit, giving the protein MTFAACKEKKDKPKGGDEKKDRPTIVDVMVAAPQPITNVIEANGTIIPGEFTELRPEVSGRLTYLNVPEGKSVAQGTVLARINSADLEAQVQRTKVQLETATKTEERLKQLLDVNGINQSDYDAALNTVNTLKADVAYTQTLIDKTVVRAPFTGTVGLRQVSPGAYVTPASILATMQQLGKMKIDFTLPEENSDLIRIGSVVKVKLEGRDTTMRKATVIALEPQANRLTRNLMVRAVLDDARVNPGAFAKVIISSGNNKKAILIPTNAIIPDDKNNQVIIVKEGKATFVNVQTGTRTANNVEITQGISEGDSVVVTGVLFAKPGSTLKVRKAAKR
- a CDS encoding L,D-transpeptidase family protein, which gives rise to MKKNWPYLALGVGLIAVVAAALYYQFRQKEQPQVAFAPDSSVYSKKNYTTFILDSTALVSFYRTELISDSTQKDISEFYRRRAYQYAWFSENRLTNAALNFNGQREAYMSDFADSSLYNADIDSLLAEAQNQPLQFLKNPQNVQKLELLLTSAFFSYTDKAFTGTVKNPLDLEWFIPRKKKDYQTLLDTLVSAKGNSIREPVNRYYSLLKEQLRKYRTIEKQGGWTTVEIGKKTFKKGDTDSLLLEVKKTLGLLGDLKAPDSTAKFTDSLAIALKRFQHRMGLKESGKLDAATAAELNRPVSVRIRQIMLNMERLRWVPAEMEPDMLLVNIPEFKLHIFEESQQSWMCNVVVGKEATKTSIFKGNLSYVVLNPYWVVTNNIINNEILPRLKQNPGYLARNQMEVVSGSKIIDPYVVKWKSYTKNIPFTIRQKPGKSNSLGKVKFLFPNNYSIYLHDTPSKGLFGESTRAFSHGCIRVAEPERLALHVLKNDPSWNEEKLEGVWKTEKEKWITVKPSLPVYIVYFTAWVDQAGQLNFRNDLYGLDKTLAKEIFGE